One genomic window of Corallococcus silvisoli includes the following:
- a CDS encoding caspase family protein gives MMRLLALGARGLALLLAVMGAARAGAEEAPRRWALIVGENQGLRGEERLRFAEADARRMREVLQEVGTVPPERTVTVLGADATALREALSRFGARLSSEASSRDWLLLYVSSHAGDGSLHLRGTELPMRELVDFLKGAPVGVGLLILDSCRSGVATRMKGLKPVEAPVTMEAADLEGRVVISASGADEYAQESDVLQGSYFTHYLAVGLRGAADDSRDGRVTLEEAYRYAYARTLESTLVSPGGIQRPTFRMDLRGRGELVLSEPQQARGRLTLDVKAPGRWLVMASESGALVAEVNKGEGPTTLAVAPGAYRLLMSAEEGYLERSVRVPVNGSASVGGAPLEQAARLRLARKGGAASSLLLAVGPSVTSGIVAGLPSVVGLDLRLERDGRLGPGLDASVLGFAVRRGAGRRVSFQQTEVELRLGAGPRWRHGAWTFSGTLEAGALAVFQSRLPFDESRFGLEPLALVAAGVRLDMGRRLSTLLSASAGGVVARRESGVSLVPRGSASLMVGFAL, from the coding sequence ATGATGCGGCTTCTCGCCTTGGGCGCGCGGGGGCTCGCGCTCCTCCTGGCCGTGATGGGCGCGGCGCGCGCTGGCGCGGAGGAGGCGCCGCGCCGTTGGGCGTTGATCGTGGGAGAGAACCAGGGACTGCGCGGCGAGGAGCGCTTGCGCTTCGCGGAAGCCGACGCCCGCCGGATGCGTGAGGTCCTTCAGGAGGTGGGCACCGTGCCGCCGGAGCGCACCGTGACGGTGCTGGGCGCGGATGCCACGGCGCTGCGCGAGGCCCTGAGCCGCTTCGGCGCGAGGCTGTCCTCCGAGGCGTCTTCGCGCGACTGGCTGCTGCTCTACGTCTCCTCGCACGCGGGCGACGGCAGCCTGCACCTGCGCGGCACCGAGCTGCCCATGCGGGAGCTGGTGGACTTCCTCAAGGGCGCACCGGTCGGCGTGGGGCTGCTCATCCTGGACTCGTGCCGCTCCGGTGTCGCCACGCGCATGAAGGGCCTGAAGCCGGTGGAGGCCCCCGTCACCATGGAGGCGGCGGACCTGGAGGGCCGGGTCGTCATCAGCGCCTCGGGCGCGGATGAGTACGCGCAGGAATCGGATGTGTTGCAGGGCTCGTACTTCACGCACTACCTGGCGGTGGGCCTGCGCGGCGCGGCGGATGACTCGCGGGACGGACGGGTCACGCTGGAGGAGGCCTACCGCTACGCCTACGCGCGGACGTTGGAGTCCACCCTCGTCTCGCCAGGAGGCATCCAGCGCCCCACGTTCCGGATGGACCTGCGGGGACGCGGCGAGCTGGTCCTCTCCGAGCCCCAGCAGGCGCGCGGAAGGCTGACGCTCGACGTGAAGGCGCCGGGCCGCTGGCTGGTCATGGCCTCGGAGAGCGGCGCGCTGGTGGCGGAGGTGAACAAGGGCGAGGGCCCCACGACGCTGGCCGTGGCGCCGGGCGCCTACCGCCTGTTGATGAGCGCGGAGGAGGGCTACCTGGAGCGGTCGGTGCGGGTCCCCGTCAACGGAAGCGCTTCCGTGGGGGGAGCGCCCCTGGAGCAGGCCGCGCGGCTGCGGCTCGCGCGCAAGGGGGGCGCCGCGTCCTCGCTGCTGCTCGCGGTGGGGCCGTCGGTGACGTCTGGGATTGTCGCGGGCCTGCCGTCCGTCGTGGGCCTGGACCTGCGCCTGGAGCGCGACGGCCGCCTGGGCCCGGGGCTCGACGCGTCGGTGTTGGGCTTCGCGGTGCGGCGGGGGGCGGGCCGGCGGGTGTCCTTCCAACAGACGGAGGTGGAGCTGCGCCTGGGGGCGGGGCCGCGATGGCGGCACGGCGCCTGGACGTTCAGCGGCACCCTGGAGGCGGGGGCGCTGGCCGTCTTCCAGTCGCGGCTCCCATTCGATGAGTCGCGCTTCGGCCTGGAGCCCCTGGCGCTCGTGGCCGCGGGGGTGCGGCTGGACATGGGCCGCCGCCTGTCGACGTTGCTGAGCGCCTCCGCGGGAGGCGTGGTG
- a CDS encoding ATP adenylyltransferase family protein has protein sequence MNATPPLTPEALWPRTLAVTRHALETGALQPITTEARTVADAGATFQVRVLGRVALKERKPPAPSGGAPFNPFAHPEPDLVLGDVPPAHVCLLNKFNVVEHHLLLVTRAFESQDALLTAGDFDALATCLEGLDGLAFYNAGETAGASQRHKHLQLVPPLGPDRLRAPVEALLPATLPAPGRVVAASALPFPHLLAGLGPWEAPGQGARMLAAYRLLRDALGLGEASRAPYNLLATRDWMLLVPRSRAEHLGVNVNALGFAGSLLVRAPEQFDAVAALGPLELLRHVAGLAP, from the coding sequence TTGAACGCCACGCCGCCGCTGACGCCCGAAGCCCTGTGGCCGCGCACCCTGGCGGTCACCCGGCACGCGCTGGAGACCGGGGCGTTGCAGCCCATCACCACCGAGGCGCGCACGGTGGCGGACGCGGGCGCGACGTTCCAGGTGCGGGTGCTGGGCCGGGTGGCGCTCAAGGAGCGCAAGCCGCCCGCGCCCTCGGGTGGGGCGCCGTTCAACCCGTTCGCGCACCCGGAGCCGGACCTCGTGCTGGGCGACGTGCCTCCCGCGCACGTCTGTCTGCTCAACAAGTTCAACGTCGTGGAGCACCACCTGCTGCTGGTGACGCGGGCCTTCGAGTCCCAGGACGCGCTGCTGACGGCCGGGGACTTCGACGCGCTCGCGACGTGTCTGGAGGGCCTGGACGGGCTGGCCTTCTACAACGCCGGGGAGACGGCGGGCGCGAGCCAGCGGCACAAGCACCTGCAGCTGGTTCCCCCGCTGGGGCCGGACCGCCTCCGCGCCCCGGTGGAGGCGCTGCTTCCCGCCACGCTGCCCGCGCCCGGGCGCGTGGTGGCCGCGAGCGCGCTGCCGTTCCCCCACCTGCTGGCGGGCCTGGGCCCCTGGGAGGCGCCGGGGCAGGGGGCCCGGATGCTGGCGGCGTACCGGCTCCTGCGCGACGCGCTGGGCCTGGGCGAGGCGTCGCGCGCGCCGTACAACCTGCTGGCCACGCGGGACTGGATGCTGCTCGTGCCCCGGAGCCGCGCGGAGCACCTGGGGGTCAACGTCAACGCGCTGGGCTTCGCGGGCTCCCTCCTGGTGCGCGCGCCCGAGCAGTTCGACGCCGTCGCGGCGCTGGGCCCCCTGGAGTTGCTGCGCCACGTCGCGGGCCTCGCGCCGTAG
- a CDS encoding FUSC family protein translates to MHRLLRHLQSLFRVEPGRPALWAGLRASISTALPLCLAFLSTVPEASWAGLTGLLVTLADKGGSYHARARVMGVVTVLGSLVGMLAAPAGRTYWVDASLLLLGVTAANFARSYGETAGSVGGQLAVIFVVSLGAPTSSLRETLLRGGALLMGGLWAMALSLVLWPLRPYRPARRAVARVYAGLASAAEELHTGTLDGATASQWADGLQRHARIRPEIERARGVLAATRRGRPDESRRGEHLLVLVELAEPMVALLSSLAEAMQVVGRDPHMNATRERVARLCEAFAAMDLWVARALRQERNEGMSAPPRLVLRPKRRQPARMAAPPVRQGAEGPLSMHVAALLARLREYAGVAHETASGLLFGDPVSQRGKGTVKGLPKAPGFSAWRPLRDNLHPDSLVLRHALRTGMVATAALGLTRALQVGDAHWVSLTVISILQPHAGSTEERVLQRTMGTLVGASLAALIATTVHTPPLMVAVISVLTAISVALLPLNFGAFQVLLTPDYLLMATLSSGDWTVASQRSLGVLIAGTLALLGTWTLWPSPERRRFPDAAASALRADGKYLQQLATHRSGTEPAVNEERRRLDQALLEAESSFQRLMTEYRGPPQHLEPGMALLTYTRRFALAVTALGTGRFEDRTTSVLPQQLAQRASDSLELLARALQERREPPPLPSLALPRTSGDPVLSALLERVPRQLGILHGAVARISEDPALR, encoded by the coding sequence ATGCACCGGCTGCTGAGACACCTCCAGTCGCTCTTTCGTGTGGAGCCGGGAAGACCGGCGCTGTGGGCGGGCCTGCGGGCCTCCATCTCCACCGCGCTGCCCCTGTGCCTGGCCTTCCTCTCCACCGTGCCCGAAGCCAGCTGGGCGGGCCTCACCGGCCTGCTCGTCACGCTCGCGGACAAGGGCGGCTCGTATCACGCGCGGGCGCGCGTCATGGGCGTGGTGACGGTGCTGGGGTCGCTGGTCGGCATGCTCGCCGCTCCCGCGGGACGGACGTACTGGGTGGACGCGAGCCTGCTGCTGCTGGGCGTCACGGCGGCCAACTTCGCCCGCAGCTACGGCGAGACCGCGGGCTCCGTGGGAGGCCAGCTCGCGGTCATCTTCGTCGTGTCGCTGGGGGCGCCCACCTCCTCCCTGCGCGAAACGCTGCTGCGCGGCGGGGCCCTGCTGATGGGCGGCCTCTGGGCGATGGCGCTGTCGCTGGTCCTCTGGCCGCTCAGGCCCTACCGCCCCGCGCGCCGGGCCGTGGCGCGCGTCTACGCGGGGCTCGCCAGCGCGGCGGAGGAGCTGCACACGGGGACCCTGGACGGGGCCACGGCCTCGCAGTGGGCGGATGGGCTCCAACGCCACGCGAGGATCCGCCCGGAGATTGAACGGGCGCGCGGCGTGCTCGCGGCCACGCGGCGCGGGCGGCCGGACGAATCCCGGCGCGGCGAACACCTGCTGGTCCTGGTGGAGCTGGCGGAGCCGATGGTGGCCCTGCTCAGCTCGCTGGCGGAGGCGATGCAGGTGGTGGGGCGCGACCCGCACATGAACGCGACGCGGGAGCGCGTGGCGCGGCTGTGCGAGGCCTTCGCGGCGATGGACCTGTGGGTGGCGCGAGCGCTGCGGCAGGAGCGCAACGAAGGCATGAGCGCCCCACCCCGGCTGGTGCTGAGGCCCAAGCGCCGGCAACCCGCGAGGATGGCCGCGCCGCCCGTGCGTCAGGGCGCGGAAGGGCCGCTGTCCATGCACGTCGCCGCGCTGCTGGCGCGGCTGCGCGAGTACGCGGGCGTGGCGCACGAAACGGCCTCCGGCCTGCTCTTCGGCGACCCCGTGTCCCAGCGCGGCAAGGGCACGGTGAAGGGCCTCCCGAAGGCGCCTGGGTTCTCCGCGTGGCGGCCCCTGCGCGACAACCTGCACCCGGACTCGCTGGTGCTCCGGCACGCGCTGCGCACGGGGATGGTGGCCACGGCGGCGCTGGGGCTGACGCGCGCGCTGCAGGTGGGCGACGCGCACTGGGTGAGCCTGACGGTCATCTCCATCCTCCAGCCCCACGCGGGGAGCACGGAGGAGCGCGTGCTCCAGCGCACGATGGGGACGCTGGTGGGCGCGAGCCTGGCGGCGCTCATCGCGACCACGGTGCACACGCCGCCCTTGATGGTCGCGGTCATCAGCGTGCTGACCGCCATCTCCGTGGCGCTCCTCCCCCTGAACTTCGGTGCGTTCCAGGTGCTGCTCACGCCGGACTACCTGCTGATGGCCACGCTCAGCTCCGGGGACTGGACGGTCGCGTCGCAGCGCTCGCTGGGCGTGCTCATCGCGGGGACGCTGGCGCTGCTGGGCACGTGGACGCTGTGGCCCAGCCCGGAGCGCCGCCGCTTCCCGGACGCGGCGGCCTCCGCCCTGCGCGCGGACGGGAAGTACCTGCAGCAGCTGGCCACGCACCGCAGCGGCACGGAGCCCGCGGTGAACGAGGAGCGCCGGAGGCTGGACCAGGCGCTCCTGGAGGCCGAGTCGTCCTTCCAGCGGCTGATGACGGAGTACCGTGGCCCGCCCCAGCACCTGGAGCCCGGCATGGCCCTGCTCACCTACACGCGCAGGTTCGCGCTGGCCGTCACCGCGCTGGGCACGGGGCGGTTCGAGGACCGGACGACCTCCGTGCTGCCGCAGCAGTTGGCGCAGCGGGCCAGCGACAGCCTGGAGCTGCTCGCCCGCGCGCTGCAGGAGCGGCGGGAGCCCCCGCCCCTGCCGTCACTGGCCTTGCCGCGCACCAGCGGCGATCCGGTGCTGAGCGCGCTGCTGGAGCGCGTGCCCCGGCAGCTGGGCATCCTCCACGGCGCGGTGGCGCGGATCAGCGAGGATCCGGCGTTGCGCTGA
- a CDS encoding DUF2378 family protein — MAAAEKLVFPTIVEGLFVRGLSGKVSFALKEQLRKEGLDLDRPLQPAYSLDTWTRCVALTAKSLHPEQPEPVAWRMLGERMIDGYRDTMVGRALLGVLRLIGPKRMLHRSQHSFRTGNNYTEVRITERGEREADLWLNEPGLLRYFKQGVMLATVRAASGPATQVDVVQFDDDSVTYRVSWGASGS, encoded by the coding sequence ATGGCCGCCGCCGAAAAGCTCGTGTTCCCGACAATCGTCGAGGGACTCTTCGTCCGGGGACTGTCCGGAAAGGTCTCCTTCGCCCTCAAGGAGCAGCTGCGCAAGGAGGGGCTGGACCTGGACCGGCCGCTGCAACCGGCGTACTCGCTGGACACCTGGACGCGCTGCGTGGCGCTGACGGCGAAGTCGCTCCACCCGGAGCAGCCGGAGCCGGTGGCGTGGCGGATGCTGGGCGAGCGGATGATCGACGGCTACCGCGACACGATGGTGGGCCGGGCGCTGCTGGGCGTGCTGCGGCTCATCGGGCCCAAGCGGATGTTGCACCGCTCGCAGCACAGCTTCCGCACCGGCAACAACTACACCGAGGTGCGCATCACCGAGCGCGGCGAGCGCGAAGCGGACCTGTGGCTCAACGAGCCCGGCCTGCTGCGCTACTTCAAGCAGGGCGTGATGCTGGCCACGGTGCGCGCCGCCAGTGGCCCCGCCACGCAGGTGGACGTCGTGCAGTTCGATGACGACAGCGTCACCTATCGCGTGTCCTGGGGCGCGTCAGGCTCCTGA
- a CDS encoding RNA polymerase sigma factor produces MASGLDAEELRQLYERFAPVVHRRALALLGRDADAWDIVQEVFERMLTAGARFRREARPMTYVYRVTTNLCLNALRSRQLREPGLVAAEEATVPTPGQWEAADFIRHLVGRMGERELEVATLHFFDGLTQEEIAGMLDVSRKTIVRDLDSIRKKAAELGRLPESLEVERG; encoded by the coding sequence ATGGCGAGCGGGCTCGATGCGGAGGAGCTCAGGCAGCTCTACGAGCGCTTCGCGCCCGTGGTGCACCGTCGCGCGCTCGCGCTGCTCGGACGCGATGCCGACGCGTGGGACATCGTGCAGGAGGTCTTCGAGCGCATGTTGACGGCAGGCGCGCGGTTCCGGCGGGAGGCCCGCCCCATGACGTACGTGTACCGCGTCACCACCAACCTCTGTCTCAACGCGCTGCGCTCGCGCCAGCTGCGCGAGCCGGGGCTCGTGGCGGCGGAGGAGGCCACGGTGCCCACCCCGGGGCAGTGGGAGGCCGCGGACTTCATCCGCCACCTCGTCGGACGGATGGGCGAGCGCGAGCTGGAGGTGGCCACGCTGCACTTCTTCGACGGGCTGACGCAGGAGGAGATCGCCGGGATGCTGGACGTGTCGCGCAAGACCATCGTCCGGGACCTGGACTCCATCCGGAAGAAGGCCGCGGAGCTGGGGCGGCTGCCGGAGTCGCTGGAGGTGGAGCGTGGCTGA
- a CDS encoding SAM-dependent methyltransferase, which yields MDVNELARVPGVNPQVPDAARIYDYTLGGIHHFESDRQAAEYMFSLLPSTRKWVRMLRACLQAAAKRLSAEGFTRWVDFASGLPTNDHVHGVLPPDVKVLYSDINPLTMAQARVLLGDEPRVRYLECDIRQAKAFLERADVREFLGGQRKVALGANGITVFLKPEENRQFFRDLYDWAAPGSKLFTTFETKDPAKTTPQWEQFVGMFQKMGESFELLSLPEYLELCGPWTPGPGGVVPVSRFLGLPDDAITEEDRQGVGIEFYAVVLEKK from the coding sequence ATGGATGTGAACGAGCTGGCCCGCGTGCCGGGCGTGAATCCCCAAGTCCCCGACGCGGCGCGCATCTACGACTACACGCTGGGAGGCATCCACCACTTCGAGTCGGACCGGCAGGCGGCGGAGTACATGTTCTCGCTGCTGCCTTCGACGCGGAAGTGGGTGCGGATGCTGCGCGCCTGCCTTCAGGCCGCGGCGAAGCGGCTGTCGGCGGAGGGCTTCACGCGCTGGGTGGACTTCGCGTCCGGCCTGCCGACCAACGACCACGTGCACGGGGTGCTGCCTCCGGACGTGAAGGTGCTGTACTCGGACATCAATCCGCTGACGATGGCGCAGGCGCGCGTGCTCCTGGGGGATGAGCCGCGCGTGCGCTACCTGGAGTGCGACATCCGTCAGGCGAAGGCGTTCCTGGAGCGCGCCGACGTGCGCGAGTTCCTGGGCGGCCAGCGCAAGGTGGCCCTGGGCGCCAACGGCATCACCGTGTTCCTCAAGCCGGAGGAGAACCGGCAGTTCTTCCGCGACCTGTATGACTGGGCCGCGCCGGGCTCGAAGCTCTTCACCACCTTCGAGACCAAGGACCCCGCGAAGACGACGCCCCAGTGGGAGCAGTTCGTGGGGATGTTCCAGAAGATGGGAGAGTCCTTCGAGCTGCTCTCCCTGCCTGAATACCTGGAGCTCTGCGGGCCGTGGACCCCCGGCCCTGGCGGTGTCGTGCCGGTGAGCCGGTTCCTGGGCCTGCCCGACGACGCCATCACCGAGGAGGACCGGCAGGGCGTGGGCATCGAGTTCTACGCCGTCGTCCTGGAGAAGAAGTAG
- a CDS encoding tetratricopeptide repeat protein, whose product MTSRVLTCLLFSALCALPALGARPVPAPAADGMAMLQRMDTARVQGSPSTLRTELDAQEAKAPRDPMPRVYRAFLALPSDASFSEFKALAVVYPENPWPHVGMGLVYVRWGMLKDAAAPLEVARKAVPGFAPALWVDGLRLQAEGKPVEAEARLREALAKLDVPRFRTDLALLLAGRPGGAAEARALLVRSVKEWPEQPEALQVLSRLAREAGDAKAGAEAGALLVALQPHDREAHRRQAEAWLGAGDKAQAVKMLERYSVLGGADPAVLATWVRLNVDLNRPEDEEKALVRLAAVTPKDPEPLLRLATLAEAKPDAAGTEARLDQAVALAPERADIQARRARLLLKQERFFEAVMAYRAALAAPERPVPEAAEEFAQLSKRLRLPASPAKGTLEQVYDRVSLGLVALYLDHLMEKPELKGNLKVRVDLDATGKATKVVVLYDSLQDVLITHHAQVAFMDAQYPPDSESPVYQYVFRPPR is encoded by the coding sequence ATGACGTCCCGTGTCCTGACGTGCCTGCTGTTCTCCGCGCTGTGCGCGCTTCCGGCCCTGGGCGCGAGGCCGGTGCCCGCGCCGGCCGCGGACGGGATGGCGATGCTCCAGCGGATGGACACGGCCCGCGTCCAGGGGAGTCCCAGCACGCTGCGCACGGAGCTGGACGCCCAGGAGGCGAAGGCGCCCCGGGATCCGATGCCCCGGGTGTACCGGGCCTTCCTCGCGCTGCCTTCGGACGCGAGCTTCAGCGAGTTCAAGGCGCTCGCGGTGGTGTATCCGGAGAACCCCTGGCCGCACGTGGGCATGGGGCTCGTGTACGTGCGCTGGGGCATGTTGAAGGACGCGGCCGCTCCGCTGGAGGTGGCGCGCAAGGCGGTGCCCGGCTTCGCGCCCGCGCTCTGGGTGGACGGCCTGCGGCTCCAGGCGGAGGGCAAGCCCGTGGAAGCGGAGGCGCGGCTGCGCGAGGCGCTGGCGAAGCTGGACGTCCCGCGCTTCCGCACCGACCTGGCCTTGCTCCTGGCGGGCCGGCCGGGTGGGGCGGCGGAGGCGCGCGCGCTGCTGGTGCGGTCGGTGAAGGAATGGCCGGAGCAGCCGGAGGCGCTCCAGGTGCTGTCGCGGCTGGCCCGCGAGGCGGGGGACGCGAAGGCGGGCGCGGAGGCGGGCGCGTTGCTGGTCGCGCTCCAGCCTCACGACCGCGAGGCGCACCGGCGGCAGGCGGAGGCGTGGCTTGGCGCGGGGGACAAGGCGCAGGCGGTGAAGATGCTGGAGCGGTACTCGGTGCTCGGGGGCGCGGACCCGGCGGTGCTCGCCACCTGGGTGCGGCTCAACGTGGACCTGAACCGCCCGGAGGACGAGGAGAAGGCCCTGGTGCGGCTGGCGGCCGTGACGCCGAAGGATCCGGAGCCGCTGCTGCGGTTGGCGACGCTGGCGGAGGCGAAGCCGGACGCGGCCGGGACCGAGGCGCGCCTGGATCAGGCGGTGGCGCTGGCTCCGGAGCGCGCGGACATCCAGGCGCGGCGGGCGCGGCTGCTGCTCAAGCAGGAGCGCTTCTTCGAGGCCGTGATGGCGTATCGCGCGGCGCTCGCGGCCCCGGAGCGCCCGGTGCCGGAGGCCGCGGAGGAGTTCGCGCAGCTCTCCAAGCGGCTGCGGCTGCCCGCGTCGCCCGCGAAGGGCACGCTGGAGCAGGTCTACGACCGCGTGTCGCTGGGGCTCGTGGCGCTGTACCTGGACCACCTGATGGAGAAGCCGGAGCTCAAGGGCAACTTGAAGGTGCGCGTGGACCTGGACGCCACGGGGAAGGCGACGAAGGTCGTGGTGCTCTACGACAGCCTCCAGGACGTGCTCATCACCCACCACGCGCAGGTCGCCTTCATGGACGCCCAGTACCCGCCCGACAGCGAGTCCCCGGTGTACCAATACGTCTTCCGTCCTCCGCGCTGA
- a CDS encoding isochorismatase family protein, whose amino-acid sequence MPATTLDSRTALVVIDLQRGLSQVPCVHPFQEVVANTVRLAEAFRRVGLPVVLVTVSFSPDGGDRLRSRTQVPARPIPNAPEFTQLVPELGPKPGDLLITKHQWSAFYGTELDLQLRRRQVTGIVLAGVATSIGVDTTARAAHERAYNLTFASDAMTDTDIAAHDFAMSKIFPRIGEVDTTDALLALLGRG is encoded by the coding sequence ATGCCCGCCACGACGCTGGATTCCAGGACCGCCCTCGTCGTCATCGACCTCCAACGGGGGCTGTCCCAGGTCCCCTGCGTGCACCCCTTCCAGGAGGTCGTCGCGAACACGGTGCGGCTGGCGGAGGCCTTCCGGCGCGTCGGGCTGCCCGTCGTGCTGGTGACGGTTTCCTTCTCACCGGACGGCGGAGACCGGCTCCGGTCGCGCACGCAGGTGCCCGCGCGTCCCATCCCCAACGCGCCGGAGTTCACGCAGCTGGTGCCAGAGCTGGGGCCGAAGCCGGGGGACCTGCTCATCACGAAGCACCAGTGGAGCGCGTTCTACGGCACGGAGCTCGACCTCCAGCTGCGGCGCCGGCAGGTGACGGGGATCGTGCTGGCGGGCGTGGCGACGAGCATCGGCGTCGACACGACGGCGCGGGCCGCGCACGAGCGCGCGTACAACCTCACCTTCGCGTCCGATGCCATGACGGACACGGACATCGCCGCGCACGACTTCGCGATGTCGAAGATCTTCCCGCGCATCGGAGAGGTGGACACCACCGATGCGCTGCTCGCGCTGCTCGGCCGCGGGTGA
- a CDS encoding MFS transporter, producing MQGTFRSLRGFNYRTWAAGAIVSNVGTWMQRTAQDWIVLTQLTHNNATAVGVVMALQFGPQLLLLPLTGFAADHLDRRKLLFATQALLGALALGLGLLTLSGRILLWHVYVFAFLLGCVTAFDAPARQTFVSELVGEEDLSNAVALNSTSFHAARMIGPAIAGVLISAVGSGWLFVLNAASFIAVLCSLSLLRVEELHRSDRAPRTRGGLVDGFIYVWRRPDLRAILIMFFLIGTFGLNFPIFISTMAVSVFHEGAGRYGLLTSIMAMGSVAGALLSARRPHPRASLLVSGAAIFGGGLALAAVMPGYGLFGIALVLIGVSAQTFTTTANSVVQLSTEPVMRGRVLAILLAIALGGTPIGAPIVGWVADAFGPRWALGVGAAAGFAAALIGVRFLSTKER from the coding sequence ATGCAGGGGACCTTCCGCTCGCTGAGAGGCTTCAACTACCGGACATGGGCGGCCGGGGCGATTGTGTCCAACGTGGGCACGTGGATGCAGCGCACCGCCCAGGACTGGATCGTCCTCACCCAGCTGACGCACAACAACGCGACCGCGGTGGGCGTGGTCATGGCGCTCCAGTTCGGGCCGCAGTTGCTCCTCCTGCCCCTGACGGGCTTCGCGGCGGACCACCTGGACCGGCGCAAGCTGCTGTTCGCCACGCAGGCGCTGCTGGGGGCGCTGGCCCTGGGACTGGGGCTGCTCACGCTCAGCGGACGCATCCTGCTGTGGCACGTCTACGTGTTCGCGTTCCTCCTGGGCTGCGTCACCGCGTTCGACGCCCCCGCGCGGCAGACGTTCGTGTCGGAGCTGGTGGGCGAAGAGGACCTGTCCAACGCGGTGGCGCTGAACTCCACCTCGTTCCATGCCGCGCGGATGATTGGACCGGCCATCGCGGGGGTGCTCATCTCCGCCGTGGGCTCCGGGTGGCTGTTCGTGCTCAACGCCGCCTCGTTCATCGCCGTGCTGTGTTCGCTGAGCCTGCTTCGCGTGGAGGAGCTGCACCGGAGCGACCGGGCACCGCGGACGCGAGGGGGCCTGGTGGACGGCTTCATCTACGTCTGGAGGCGGCCCGACCTGCGGGCCATCCTGATCATGTTCTTCTTGATCGGGACGTTCGGGCTCAACTTCCCCATCTTCATCTCCACCATGGCCGTCAGCGTCTTCCACGAAGGCGCGGGCCGGTACGGGCTGCTGACGTCGATCATGGCGATGGGCTCGGTGGCGGGGGCGCTCCTCTCCGCCCGGCGCCCGCATCCCCGCGCCAGCCTGCTCGTCTCGGGGGCCGCCATCTTCGGGGGCGGACTGGCGCTCGCCGCGGTCATGCCGGGCTACGGCCTCTTCGGCATCGCGCTCGTCCTCATCGGCGTCTCCGCGCAGACGTTCACCACCACGGCGAACAGCGTGGTGCAGCTCTCGACGGAGCCCGTGATGCGGGGACGCGTGCTCGCCATCCTGCTGGCCATCGCCCTGGGGGGGACGCCCATCGGGGCCCCCATCGTCGGCTGGGTGGCGGACGCGTTCGGCCCGCGCTGGGCGCTGGGCGTGGGTGCCGCCGCGGGCTTCGCCGCCGCGCTCATCGGAGTCCGTTTCCTCTCCACGAAAGAAAGGTGA
- a CDS encoding MarR family winged helix-turn-helix transcriptional regulator, producing MDRRDPHDFFEQLTAVSRRLRSVAAQAYSTFEVGSAQAKFLRHIGRNSRISQADLARATETAPTLTGRALETLIERGWIRRKRSEEDRRQYALELTASGQRARERVEAVREGLISRLATVLDDRDVEDFERIAKKILAAFEPPSDPRSGE from the coding sequence GTGGACCGGCGCGACCCTCACGACTTCTTCGAGCAGCTCACCGCCGTGTCGCGGCGCCTCCGGTCGGTCGCGGCGCAGGCGTATTCGACCTTCGAGGTGGGGAGCGCGCAGGCGAAGTTCCTGCGGCACATCGGCCGCAACAGCCGCATCTCACAGGCGGACCTGGCGAGGGCCACGGAGACCGCTCCGACGCTGACCGGCCGAGCGCTCGAGACGCTGATCGAGCGCGGGTGGATCCGCCGCAAGCGCAGCGAGGAGGACCGCCGCCAGTACGCCCTGGAGCTGACCGCCTCCGGGCAGCGCGCGCGGGAGCGGGTGGAGGCGGTGCGCGAGGGGCTCATCTCGCGGCTCGCGACGGTGCTCGATGACCGGGACGTGGAGGACTTCGAGCGCATCGCGAAGAAGATCCTCGCCGCGTTCGAGCCCCCGTCCGACCCGCGCTCAGGGGAGTAG
- a CDS encoding SMI1/KNR4 family protein translates to MSMARLLAEVSARHFPNPPATPAQVATFEARVGWKLDADLCAFYLHCDGAALFDAPPEMNYRILPLDRIERARAAIRGSEEDKDGSPSHYTLVDMQDTNFVILDVASREHGRYPLLDAFHETYPEEAPRIAASFEEFLAKALRSGNRAFWLAD, encoded by the coding sequence ATGTCCATGGCTCGACTGCTGGCCGAAGTCTCCGCCCGTCACTTCCCCAACCCGCCCGCGACGCCTGCCCAGGTGGCAACGTTCGAGGCGCGCGTCGGCTGGAAGTTGGATGCGGACCTGTGCGCCTTCTACCTCCACTGCGATGGCGCTGCGCTCTTCGATGCTCCGCCCGAGATGAACTACCGCATCCTCCCGCTGGATCGGATTGAGCGCGCCCGAGCGGCCATCCGCGGTAGCGAAGAGGACAAGGACGGGTCGCCGTCGCACTACACGCTGGTGGACATGCAGGACACCAACTTCGTCATCTTGGACGTGGCCAGTCGCGAGCACGGCCGCTACCCGCTGCTCGACGCCTTCCACGAGACGTACCCGGAGGAGGCGCCGCGCATCGCCGCATCCTTCGAGGAGTTCCTGGCGAAGGCGCTGCGCAGCGGAAACAGGGCCTTCTGGTTGGCGGACTGA